The stretch of DNA AATTATAGCGGACCGGGGACTGGCGCAAAAAAAGCGCCGACCATGCGATCGGCGCTGAGGGTCAAAACCCGAGGAGGGTTCTGGAGAGGGTGTCTACTTCAGGCCATTGCTGATGGTGTTCACCAGCGTGCCCTGTGCATCGTCGCCGCTGAATTCCCAGAAGAACGCGCCACCCAGGTTCTGTGCCTTCACGTAGCCCATCTTCTCGGTGACCATGGCCGGCGTGTCGTAGCTCCAGAACGTGTTGCCGTCGTACTTCCAGGTCGCACGCGCATTGGCATCGGTGTAGATAGTGCCCGGACGGTCCTTGAGCACCTTGTAGTCCTCGTTGCCGGCTTCATACGTGCCCGGCGCAGCGCTACCACTCTGGTACAGACCATTGTTGACGTTCGGCAAGTTGGTCCAGCCGCGACCGTAGAAGCCGATGCCGATGTTGAGCTTGGCTGCCGGCACGCCGCGGGTCAGGAACGCCTCGATCGCATCGTTGCTGTTGTAGAACTTCTGGTCGCCCGTGGACGGATCGCTGGGCGAGTCGAACAGCGCCGAGTGATGGTTGGTCTGCGGATCCCACGTGCCGTGGAAGTCGTAGCTCATCACGTTCGGACAAAGCGCTCCGCTAACGGACACGCAGCTCTACTCTCGCAAGTCCGCAACTGCTGCCGCATCGACCGGCTTCGCCTGCCCGCCCTGCCGTTGTCGCAGCCAGGTGGCGAGCTCGGCGACCTGCGCATCGTCGAGGTCGTCACCGAAGCCCGGCATGTCCTGCATGCGGGCCAGGCCGGGGAAGTCGTGCTCGGGCAATCCGTCGAGGATCGCGACGATCAGGTTGTGCGGATTGCTGTCGTGCACGGCGGTGTTGCGACGCAGGCTCACGGCGACGTTGGGCACGCCTTCGCCATCGCGGCCGTGGCAACCGGAGCACAGGTCCAGGTAGTGGCGCTGCCCCGGGCCCGCGGCGGTCGCGGCAGTGGTCACTGACTTGGGCGGCAGCGGGGCGTCGCCGAGCAGATAGACCGTGATCGCATGGATGTCATCGCGGCGCAGGCGACTGGTCGACAGGCTCACCACGCGCAGCATCTCGTCCGACGCCACCGCCTGCGCGCTGACGCCGGTCGCCACGTACTGCTGCAACGACGCCGCATCCCAGCCACGCGCGGACAGGCCCTCGGGGGTGATGTCGGGCGCGGCGAAGCGGCCTAGCTTGCTGCTGCCGGCGAGCGGTCGGTCGCGGTCGATCTGACCGAGGCTGCCGCGCGGACTGTGGCATTCGCCGCAGTGGCCCAGCGTCTCCACCAGGTAGTGCCCGCGCTTCCAGTCGGCACTGCTGCCCTGCGAGGCGGAGCGGACCTCGGGGCGGGCAAACAGCAGGTTCCAGCCGTGAAGCGCGGTGCGGATATTGGCGGGGAAGTGAACGCCGTTCTTGCGGTTGGGTACGTTCATCGCCGGCTGGTTCATCACGAAGGCGTAGATCGCGTCGCTGTCGGCGCGCGTGATCGTGCGGTACGACACGTAGGGCATCGCCGGATACAACTGGTGGCCGTCGCGCGCTTCGCCATGGGTCAGTGCGTGGAAGAAATCGTCGGCGGTGTAACGGCCGATGCCATGCTCGGCGTCGGGCGTGATGTTGGTGCCGTGGATGGTTCCGAATGGCGTGTGCAGCGGCAGTCCACCTGCCAGCGGGGCACCGTCGTACGCGGTATGGCAACCGGCGCAGTCGGCAGCGTCGGCCAGGTAGCGGCCGCGCTCGATCTGCTCTGGAGTGGCAACGACCTTCTGCAACGGGCCGCGATTGGACCACCAGCGCGAGATCCAGCCGATCAGCAGCACGGCCAGGAAGATCAGTAGCAGCCAGGCGACGATGCGCCTCCAGCCGACGCGGGTCATGGCGCACGCTCCTTGTTGCCGCGCTCATTGCCATCGCTGACCAGTCCCGGCGTGGCCAGCACCACCGCCTTCACCGCTTGGTAATAGCGCACGTAGCCGGTGCAGCGGCACAGGTGCGGGTTCAACGCCTCGCTGATGGTGTCTTCGACCTGGTCGGCCTTGATCGGCGATTTGCGCAGACGCTCCAGCAGCACGGTGGCGGCATTGACGAAGCCCGGCGTGCAATAGCCACACTGGAAACTGAAATGGTCGAGGAAGGCCTGCTGCACCGGCGACAGCTCGACGATCGTGCCCGCCGCATCGCGCCTGGCATGGCCTTCGACAGTGCGGATGCGCTTGCCTTCGAAATAGTGAGCGCCGGTGATGCAGCTGCGCACTTCGCGCGGGCCGCGTTCGTCGTCGACGATCACCGTGCAGGCGCGGCACACGCCCTCGCCGCAGCCCAGGCGCGTGCCGGTCAGGCCCAGGTATTCGTGCAGGACATCGAGCAGCATCATGTCCTCGGGCACCTGGATCGGACCGTGCCTGACGCCGTTGATCTGCAATGACAGCGGCCGCAGCTTGCCTGGAAGCGTGCTCATGCCGTCTGCTCCTGCACGCGTCCCGTGCTCAATGCGGTACGGACCTTTTCCGCGGTCACTGGCAGTTCGCGAAAGCGCAAACCGGTGGCGTGGGCGATGGCGTTCACGATCGCCGGCACCACCGCGATCATCACCACCTCGGCCATGCCTTTGGGTGGATCGCTGGCAGACAGTGCAGGCAGCACTTCGCCGGTCTGCTTCCACACCGCGACGTCGGCCGCACGTGGCAGCGTGTAGCGGTTGAAGTTCCACGTGCCGTTACCGGGGCCGTCTTCGTACAACGGCAGGTACTCGTGCAGGGCGTGACCGATGCCCATCGCCAGGCCGCCCTGGAGTTGCCCGGAGACCAGTTCCGGCACGATTGCGTTGCCGCACTCGAGCACGGAGTGGTGGTTGAGCAGCGCGACCTTGCCGCTGGCGGTGTCCACCGCCACCTCCGCGATCGTGCCGATGGCGCTGTAGTAGACGACGCCGGCGTTATTGCGCTGGGTCGGCGGGTAGTGGGCACGTGTGCGTTCGATCATGCGATAGCCATTGGCGGTCGGGGTTCCCTTGCCGCTGCTGCCATCCGCGCCCCAGCGCAGTGCGATCGCGTCCAGCGGCAGTCGCGCGTCTTCGCCTTCGAGCGGGAACTCCGCCTCCGCCCATTGCCAGCGATTGAACGTGTGCACGATCGCGCCGGTGGCCAGGCCCAGTTCGTAGGCCTTGGCGACGAGCTTCTGCAAGGGCAGCCCGACCAGTCCGCCGGCGGTGAGCCGGCCATCGACCCAGTGCGCGTCCTCGCGCCGAACCGACAGCGGCGCCAGCTGGCCGCCGCCGAATCCCTCGGTCCAGATCGCCTTCGCCGCCGGCCACAGGCCCTGCGTGAACAACAGTCGCGCTGCTTCGCGCGTGGCATGGCCGAAGAAGTAGGCCGAGTTGCTGGCGCTGCTGGGACTGACCAGGTTCGGTGTCCAGCGCGGATTGCCGACGTTGCGGTCCTGCTCGGACTGCTGCATCAGCCACGGATCGCCGGTGGCGATCATCGGCAGCTCCGGCCATTCGGTCTCGCCGGTGCGCACGTCGTCGGCCGGCTTGCCCAGCCACGGGATGCAC from Lysobacter arenosi encodes:
- a CDS encoding c-type cytochrome, giving the protein MTRVGWRRIVAWLLLIFLAVLLIGWISRWWSNRGPLQKVVATPEQIERGRYLADAADCAGCHTAYDGAPLAGGLPLHTPFGTIHGTNITPDAEHGIGRYTADDFFHALTHGEARDGHQLYPAMPYVSYRTITRADSDAIYAFVMNQPAMNVPNRKNGVHFPANIRTALHGWNLLFARPEVRSASQGSSADWKRGHYLVETLGHCGECHSPRGSLGQIDRDRPLAGSSKLGRFAAPDITPEGLSARGWDAASLQQYVATGVSAQAVASDEMLRVVSLSTSRLRRDDIHAITVYLLGDAPLPPKSVTTAATAAGPGQRHYLDLCSGCHGRDGEGVPNVAVSLRRNTAVHDSNPHNLIVAILDGLPEHDFPGLARMQDMPGFGDDLDDAQVAELATWLRQRQGGQAKPVDAAAVADLRE
- a CDS encoding (2Fe-2S)-binding protein; translated protein: MSTLPGKLRPLSLQINGVRHGPIQVPEDMMLLDVLHEYLGLTGTRLGCGEGVCRACTVIVDDERGPREVRSCITGAHYFEGKRIRTVEGHARRDAAGTIVELSPVQQAFLDHFSFQCGYCTPGFVNAATVLLERLRKSPIKADQVEDTISEALNPHLCRCTGYVRYYQAVKAVVLATPGLVSDGNERGNKERAP